A genomic region of Bubalus kerabau isolate K-KA32 ecotype Philippines breed swamp buffalo chromosome 10, PCC_UOA_SB_1v2, whole genome shotgun sequence contains the following coding sequences:
- the SLC8A3 gene encoding sodium/calcium exchanger 3 isoform X6, producing the protein MERGISEVTDRKLTVEEEEAKRIAEMGKPILGEHPKLEVIIEESYEFKTTVDKLIRKTNLALVVGTHSWRDQFMEAITVSAAGDEDEDESGEERLPSCFDYVMHFLTVFWKVLFACVPPTEYCHGWACFVVSILIIGMLTAIIGDLASHFGCTIGLKDSVTAVIFVAFGTSVPDTFASKAAAIQDVYADASIGNVTGSNAVNVFLGIGLAWSVAAIYWALQGQEFHVSAGTLAFSVTLFTIFAFVCISVLLYRRRPHLGGELGGPRGCKLATTWLFVSLWLLYILFATLEAYCYIKGF; encoded by the exons ATGGAACGTGGAATATCAG AGGTGACAGACAGGAAGCTGACTGTGGAAGAAGAAGAAGCCAAGAGGATAGCAGAAATGGGAAAGCCAATATTGGGTGAACACCCCAAACTAGAGGTCATCATCGAGGAGTCCTATGAGTTCAAG ACTACCGTGGACAAGCTGATTAGGAAGACAAACCTGGCCTTGGTCGTGGGGACCCACTCCTGGAGGGACCAGTTCATGGAGGCCATCACTGTCAGTGCAG CAGGGGACGAGGATGAGGATGAGTCAGGCGAGGAGAGGCTGCCTTCCTGCTTTGACTACGTCATGCACTTCCTCACAGTCTTCTGGAAGGTGCTGTTTGCCTGCGTGCCCCCAACAGAGTACTGCCACGGCTGGGCCTGCTTCGTTGTGTCCATTCTCATCATCGGCATGCTCACCGCCATCATCGGGGACCTGGCCTCCCACTTCGGCTGCACCATTGGTCTCAAGGACTCGGTCACGGCTGTTATTTTTGTGGCATTTGGCACCTCGGTGCCAG ATACGTTTGCCAGCAAAGCGGCTGCCATCCAGGACGTGTACGCAGACGCCTCCATCGGCAACGTCACAGGCAGCAACGCCGTCAACGTCTTCCTGGGCATTGGCCTGGCCTGGTCCGTGGCCGCCATCTACTGGGCCCTGCAGGGACAGGAGTTCCACGTGTCGGCCGGCACTCTGGccttctctgtcaccctcttcacCATCTTCGCATTCGTGTGCATCAGCGTGCTCTTGTACCGCCGGCGGCCCCACCTGGGCGGGGAGCTGGGCGGCCCTCGTGGCTGCAAGCTGGCCACGACTTGGCTCTTTGTGAGCCTGTGGCTTCTCTACATACTCTTTGCCACGCTGGAGGCCTACTGTTACATCAAGGGGTTCTGA